A segment of the Aureliella helgolandensis genome:
CGATTGCTGCAGCAGCCCGAGTTCAGAGATCGGCCGCTGGAGCGGTTCACTGAGCACGCGAATCGCTTCTTCGACAATGGGAATTGCCACGTCACTTGCACTCCATGATCAAGCCATTAGGTTCTTCCGTCGAATTTTCTTCGGTAGCGACGTCTGCCGCACCGAAGGGCTTTAAAGTGGTCGGCGTCTTAGCGTTGATCCATAGGCACGATATCCCGCACGGCAGGACCATTATAGATCTGGCGCGGGCGTCCAATGCGGTTCGTGGGAGACTGGTGCATTTCAACCCAGTGGGCAATCCATCCGGGCAGTCTACCAATCGCGAACATCACGGTAAACATTTGGGTGGGGAGTCCCATGGCGCGATAGATGATTCCCGAGTAGAAATCGACGTTGGGATAGAGTTTGCGCTCGATGAAGTATTCGTCTTCGAGAGCCACTTTTTCGAGCTGCTGGGCGACTGCAAAGAGTGGATCGTCGATATTCAGCTTAGCAAGCAGTTTGTCGCAAGCCTTTTTGATGATGGTCGCCCGTGGGTCGAAGTTCTTGTACACGCGGTGTCCGAAACCCATGAGACGGAAACCGTCTTGCTTGTCCTTCGCCATGGCCACGTACTTCTTGACGTCACAATTATCGTCGGCAATCGTCTGCAGCATCTTGATGCAGGCTTCATTGGCACCGCCATGGAGAGGCCCCCAAAGAGCACAAATTCCTGCCGAGATCGAAGCGAAGAGGTTTGCGTTGGAGGATCCCACCATTCGCACGGTGGACGTGCTGCAGTTCTGCTCGTGATCGGCGTGGCAGATCAGCAATAGATTCAAGGCTTCGACGAATACTGGATCCGGTTCGTAGTCCTGGGTTGGCAAGGCGAACATCATCCGCAGGAAGTTCTCGCAATACGAGAGCTGGTTCTGCGGATACATGAACGGTTGGCCGGACGACTTCTTGTAGCTATATGCCGCAATCGTCGGTAGTTTTGCCAAGAGACGGTGGATCGAGATCTCCACTTGCCGGTCATCGTGCGGATCGAGCGAGTCTTGGTAGAACGTCGAGAGGGCCCCAACCACGGAGGATAGGATGGCCATCGGGTGGGCGTCCTTAGGAAACCCATTGTAAAACGACCGCATGTCCTCGTGGATCATCGTGTGCTGGCGAATCGATTCGCGAAATTCAGTGCACTCCTGCTCGTTGGGAAGTTTTCCATAGATGAGCAAGTAACAAGTTTCAACAAAGTCGCATTCGGCCGCAATCTGCTCGATGGGATAGCCGCGATAGCGCAAGATGCCTTTCTCGCCATCGAGGAACGTCACCGCACTAATGGTGCTGCCGGTGTTGACGTAACCCTCGTCCAGGGTCACGCAACCGGTTTCACGACGTAGCGCTGAAATATCAAGCGCTTTCTCATCCTCAGTGCCCACAATTACTGGCAGGTCGATCTCTTGCTCCCCGATCTTTAATCGAGCGACTTGGGTCTGGGAATCGGTAGGATTAGTAGCGGTAGACATTCATTGGCTCCGGCAGTGCCTATGGCACAAGATCTCAGCGTTGTTATAGACTTGCGGCGCGAACGGCTCGTTCAAGGGTGAAGAATCCTGGACACGCGACACTGCAGTTTACCCTTACCGCTCCGGTGGGACAATTGACCGTCACGAAACTTTGCGCTCCCCCGGGAGGGATGGCTCACCAGAAATGGCTGCTACCGCGGAGGAAACTAGGCAACTCCACCGGTTGTACCTTTTGCATCGCAGATGTTCTCGGCAATAAGGGAATAAGTTGCCCTGAGTCGCAGTTGCGGAATGCCGGGGAGGAGGTTGGGCGTTTCCCCCCGGAAAACGCGTGATGGCAGGCGGGGAAATTCTGTTAGGCTCGCGCAAAATCTAAAATCGCCTGAGAAAATTGCTCGATCAACCATTCCGCCGGTTCGACGCCACACGAGACCCGAATCGTTCCCTCGGTAATTCCCAGTGAGACGCGTTGGCTTTCGCTGTATCCACGATGGCTGGTCGTTGCCGGATGCGAGAGCGTGGTGCAAATATCCCCCAGCGAAGGAGCGAATGGAATTTCAGGAGCCAATTTACGGAATAAGTCGGCAACCTCGGGACGCTGCAGAGGTAGATGAAACGTCAGCATCCAACCGTATCCTCCGCGGAGTTGTTCCTTGGCGAACTGATGCTGCGGATGGTGCGTTAGCCCCGGATAGTCCACCTCGATCGTTGTGGGCAATGCATCGAGCGCTTCCGCCAACGCCAGGGCATTGACGCACGCGCGTTCTAGACGAAGGGCCAACGACATCAGGCCGCGATGGGTCAGGTAGCAGTCTAGTGGGCTGCTGGCCATCCCAAAGGTGCTGATCGTATCCTGGATGCAGTCCATCAACTGGCGATCGTTTCCAGCCACCAAGCCGAGCATGCTATCGCTATGGCCGTTCACTTGTTTACTCAAGCTTTCGACAACGAAATCAGCTCCGTAGCTCAACGGTTGGCAGACCAAGTGGGTGGCAAAGGTATTGTCGACGACCAGCTTGCCGCCCGCAGCATGAGTTGCGACCGATATATCTTCCAGGCGCGCCACGCTCAGTCTTGGATTGCTAAGGGTTTCGACCAGCACCAAATCAACCTTTTGTCGGCTGAGTTCGTCAATTTGGACTTTGTCAGTAGGATCAAAATGGCGTGTCGTGATTTGCCATTTGGCCAGCGAGTGCTCGAAAAGGCGGCTGGTCTTGCCGTACAATTCTTGGCCGAGCCAGACCTGGCCGCCTGGCTCGAGTATTCCCATGGCTACGGCGCTAATGGCGCTCATTCCCTGAGCGGTAATACTAGCCTGCGATGCGCCGTGGAGACTGGCGAGTTTGTGGGCCAAACTGCGTT
Coding sequences within it:
- a CDS encoding citrate synthase, whose protein sequence is MSTATNPTDSQTQVARLKIGEQEIDLPVIVGTEDEKALDISALRRETGCVTLDEGYVNTGSTISAVTFLDGEKGILRYRGYPIEQIAAECDFVETCYLLIYGKLPNEQECTEFRESIRQHTMIHEDMRSFYNGFPKDAHPMAILSSVVGALSTFYQDSLDPHDDRQVEISIHRLLAKLPTIAAYSYKKSSGQPFMYPQNQLSYCENFLRMMFALPTQDYEPDPVFVEALNLLLICHADHEQNCSTSTVRMVGSSNANLFASISAGICALWGPLHGGANEACIKMLQTIADDNCDVKKYVAMAKDKQDGFRLMGFGHRVYKNFDPRATIIKKACDKLLAKLNIDDPLFAVAQQLEKVALEDEYFIERKLYPNVDFYSGIIYRAMGLPTQMFTVMFAIGRLPGWIAHWVEMHQSPTNRIGRPRQIYNGPAVRDIVPMDQR
- a CDS encoding trans-sulfuration enzyme family protein — protein: MMNKQTAGPQRWENQLECEALRSAGPMEPGSVPHIEPLILSTVWQLDSPMAADQALSGANDAFAYRRDGHPNERSLAHKLASLHGASQASITAQGMSAISAVAMGILEPGGQVWLGQELYGKTSRLFEHSLAKWQITTRHFDPTDKVQIDELSRQKVDLVLVETLSNPRLSVARLEDISVATHAAGGKLVVDNTFATHLVCQPLSYGADFVVESLSKQVNGHSDSMLGLVAGNDRQLMDCIQDTISTFGMASSPLDCYLTHRGLMSLALRLERACVNALALAEALDALPTTIEVDYPGLTHHPQHQFAKEQLRGGYGWMLTFHLPLQRPEVADLFRKLAPEIPFAPSLGDICTTLSHPATTSHRGYSESQRVSLGITEGTIRVSCGVEPAEWLIEQFSQAILDFARA